The following coding sequences lie in one Syngnathus scovelli strain Florida chromosome 1, RoL_Ssco_1.2, whole genome shotgun sequence genomic window:
- the LOC125987457 gene encoding hemicentin-1-like produces the protein MKRQVFWCLFLWSRLGCAVNTIVDVYVALGQTLTVQPQLQGPIKILEWKRNRNLLAESYEAEVTLYDNRVSLNVSNGVLELVRVVATDAGTLTLSVNNIQQDDIFIVKVIRHVPEPEVQPNPLPCSEQFESCTLHCSGNTMGAEPITYSWKTEPVKQMTEGRNRTIDRTSDSIRSFVCVMQNPLGQKESQAFANPFYRDRSLHGLGPGENVALYVALGQTLTVRPQLQGPIQSLEWKRNRNLLAKWDGTEVTAYDDRVSLNVSNGVLELVRAVVTDAGMFTLSLNNMQQDDIFVVKVIRHVPEPEVQPNPLLCSEEFESCTLHCGGNTSGAEPITYSWKTEPVKQMTGGRNRSINRTSDSIRSFVCVMQNPLGQKESQAFANPFYRDQSSHGLGPGKIVGVIVAVAVILVVPLLVYLLWRKKQSNAEISEPNESAHGTILEMSKPLRSDN, from the coding sequence ATGAAGCGTCAGGTTTTTTGGTGTCTATTTTTGTGGTCACGGCTTGGCTGCGCCGTCAACACGATCGTGGACGTGTATGTTGCTCTGGGGCAAACGCTGACTGTACAGCCTCAGCTTCAAGGCCCCATCAAGATCTTAGAGTGGAAGCGGAACCGCAACCTTCTCGCCGAATCGTACGAAGCGGAAGTGACATTATACGACAACAGAGTCTCTTTGAACGTGAGCAATGGTGTGCTGGAGCTTGTGCGTGTGGTGGCGACGGACGCGGGCACGTTGACGCTGTCCGTGAACAACATACAGCAAGATGACATCTTCATTGTCAAGGTGATCAGACACGTACCCGAACCGGAAGTGCAGCCGAACCCTCTGCCGTGCTCCGAACAATTCGAGAGCTGCACGCTGCACTGCAGTGGGAACACGATGGGCGCGGAGCCGATCACATATTCATGGAAAACCGAACCCGTAAAGCAAATGACGGAAGGACGGAACCGAACCATTGACCGGACAAGCGACTCGATCAGAAGCTTCGTTTGTGTCATGCAGAATCCGTTGGGCCAGAAGGAGAGCCAAGCATTCGCCAATCCGTTCTACCGGGATCGATCCTTGCACGGCTTGGGACCCGGTGAGAACGTGGCCCTGTACGTCGCTCTGGGGCAAACGCTTACTGTACGGCCTCAGCTTCAAGGCCCCATCCAGAGCTTAGAGTGGAAGCGGAACCGCAACCTTCTCGCCAAATGGGACGGAACGGAAGTGACGGCATACGACGACCGAGTCTCTTTGAACGTGAGCAACGGCGTGCTGGAGCTTGTGCGCGCGGTGGTGACGGACGCGGGCATGTTTACGCTGTCCTTGAACAACATGCAGCAAGATGACATCTTCGTCGTCAAGGTGATCAGACACGTACCCGAACCGGAAGTGCAGCCGAACCCTCTGCTGTGCTCCGAGGAATTCGAGAGCTGCACGCTGCACTGCGGTGGAAACACGAGTGGTGCCGAGCCTATCACATATTCATGGAAAACCGAACCCGTAAAGCAAATGACGGGAGGACGGAACCGAAGCATCAACCGGACAAGCGACTCGATCAGAAGCTTCGTTTGTGTCATGCAGAACCCGTTGGGCCAGAAGGAGAGCCAAGCATTCGCCAATCCGTTCTACCGGGATCAATCCTCGCACGGCTTGGGACCTGGAAAGATCGTGGGCGTGATCGTGGCCGTGGCCGTGATTTTGGTCGTTCCGCTTCTGGTCTACTTGTTGTGGCGCAAGAAACAAAGCAACGCAGAGATCAGCGAGCCCAACGAATCTGCGCATGGAACTATCTTGGAAATGTCAAAACCATTGCGCAGTGACAATTGA